The genomic interval GCTCTGCTTCAAGTGCCGGCAGCGCTTCTACGAAGTCCCATTCCCGGCGTGGGTGCAGTTCGGGCTGCTGGCCATCGTTGCGCTGGCCGCGTTCGCGCTCTGGCATGGCAGCGCATACGTGGAAGCGGCCCAGGCATTGCTCGCGGGCGAGCGCCTGCTCGAGCAGCAGCAGTATGCGTCAGCTGCCACGGAGCTGCGCACAGTGCTCGAGGCGGGCAGTGAATCCGATCGCATCTTCCTGCTCACGGTGAAAGCCTACTTGCTCGCCGGCGACTACGAGCGTGCGCGCTTGCTGCTCAACGGACATCCGAAGTACGAAGCCAGGGACGCGCTCTTCCGCGAGGTCACGCAGATCTGGGAGCGCGCCGTCGCGGCCAACGACCTCGCCGCCGAAGCCGCGCGGCTGGCGCGGGAAGGGAAGCTCGGCGCAGCAGCACGGAAGATGCGCGAAGCGGCCACGCTCTATCCCGAGATGCCAGCGCTCGACGCCGCCGCGAAGACGCTCGCGGCACAAGCTGCAGACCAATCCGCAAACCAATCTGCAAACCAGGCCGGCGTTCCACCAGCGCCGAAAGGGAAGCGGCCGAAGCAGACGTCAAAACAGAGACCGAAAGGATGATCACCGTCGGCATCTTCCTGACGGCGCTGACCTTCCCGGGCGCGATGGTGCGCG from Acidobacteriota bacterium carries:
- a CDS encoding tetratricopeptide repeat protein, which produces MRRAPCRTCKTSLPLAKMYALDGVTVCEPCATRRAQDAQAGGRALKIERAVDPTICSECGADKGETEWLKVAGAPLCFKCRQRFYEVPFPAWVQFGLLAIVALAAFALWHGSAYVEAAQALLAGERLLEQQQYASAATELRTVLEAGSESDRIFLLTVKAYLLAGDYERARLLLNGHPKYEARDALFREVTQIWERAVAANDLAAEAARLAREGKLGAAARKMREAATLYPEMPALDAAAKTLAAQAADQSANQSANQAGVPPAPKGKRPKQTSKQRPKG